One window from the genome of Alkalihalobacillus sp. LMS6 encodes:
- a CDS encoding amidohydrolase family protein: MFDAHVHNIDNRFPIYENNGYTPDSYTVQDYTRAIKSLGIKGGAIVSGSFQQYDQTYLIDALGQLGEGFVGVTQLPASTTDEEVLSLHKKGVRAIRFNVNRGGSEDISHLKAFSNRVYNLVGWHTELYIHSRQLKQYLPIIEALPAVSIDHLGLGKEGMKELYHLAEKGVRVKATGFGRLDFDPKPVIRRLYEIHPDILLFGTDLPSTRAPRPFKKEDLTIIKESLVHPEAIERVLEKNAQAWYIDRFH; this comes from the coding sequence ATGTTTGATGCGCATGTACATAACATTGATAACCGTTTTCCGATTTACGAAAACAATGGGTATACGCCCGATTCCTATACAGTTCAAGACTATACACGTGCAATTAAATCGTTAGGAATAAAAGGTGGTGCAATTGTATCTGGTTCCTTTCAACAATACGATCAGACGTATTTAATCGATGCGTTAGGTCAGTTGGGAGAAGGCTTTGTAGGTGTAACGCAGCTGCCAGCATCTACGACGGATGAGGAGGTCTTGTCCCTTCATAAAAAAGGTGTGCGCGCGATTCGGTTTAATGTGAATCGCGGAGGTTCAGAAGATATATCTCATTTGAAGGCTTTCTCAAATCGTGTTTATAACCTTGTCGGTTGGCATACTGAATTATACATTCATTCACGCCAGCTAAAACAATACTTGCCTATTATCGAGGCATTGCCTGCTGTGTCGATTGATCATTTAGGTTTGGGGAAAGAGGGCATGAAAGAGCTGTATCACTTGGCGGAAAAAGGCGTTCGTGTGAAGGCTACAGGTTTTGGTCGGCTTGATTTTGATCCTAAACCCGTTATCAGACGTCTCTATGAGATTCACCCAGACATTCTTCTTTTTGGCACAGATCTTCCGTCAACTAGAGCCCCGAGACCATTTAAAAAAGAGGATCTCACAATCATTAAGGAAAGCCTCGTTCACCCTGAAGCGATTGAACGAGTATTAGAAAAAAATGCGCAAGCTTGGTATATCGACCGATTTCACTAA
- a CDS encoding fatty acid desaturase has protein sequence MSQEKQRALKKSVAPYAKSNTKIGVLQLINTLLPFFLAWFLAYQSITLSIWLSLLFSVIAAGLVVRIFIIFHDCTHGSFFQNPKWNRIVGNITGVLTHFPFEKWKHSHSIHHATSGNLDKRGTGDIWVMTVEEYRTATKMDRLKYRLYRNPFILFGLGPLYLFLIENRINKKDAKRKEKVNTILTNASIALIYAGMMMLVGWEAFLIVQIPIMYLSGAAGIWLFYVQHQFEDSYFENDNEWDFVKAAVDGSSYYKLPKVIQWITGNIGYHHVHHLSPKVPNYNLEKTHENVKPLQTATTITLKKSLESIRFRLYDEKNQTFISFKEMKIADRLQGPSRVSHTKTG, from the coding sequence ATGAGTCAAGAAAAGCAACGCGCACTGAAAAAGAGTGTCGCACCATATGCAAAGTCGAATACAAAAATTGGGGTTCTTCAACTAATAAACACGCTATTGCCGTTCTTTCTAGCATGGTTTTTAGCGTATCAAAGCATCACTCTTTCAATCTGGTTAAGTTTACTTTTTTCTGTTATTGCGGCTGGATTAGTCGTACGAATTTTTATTATTTTTCACGACTGTACTCACGGTAGTTTTTTTCAAAATCCAAAATGGAACCGTATAGTTGGGAATATAACCGGCGTGCTTACGCATTTCCCGTTTGAAAAATGGAAGCACAGTCACTCGATTCACCACGCAACGAGCGGGAATTTAGATAAACGAGGTACGGGCGATATTTGGGTCATGACCGTTGAGGAATATCGAACAGCAACAAAAATGGATCGACTCAAATACCGATTATATCGAAATCCGTTTATTTTGTTCGGTTTAGGGCCACTTTACTTGTTTTTAATTGAAAATCGGATCAATAAAAAAGATGCGAAACGCAAAGAAAAAGTGAATACCATTCTAACAAATGCGAGTATCGCGCTGATTTACGCAGGTATGATGATGCTCGTTGGATGGGAAGCCTTTTTAATTGTTCAAATTCCTATTATGTACCTATCTGGTGCGGCAGGGATTTGGTTATTCTATGTACAGCACCAATTTGAAGATTCCTACTTTGAAAACGATAATGAATGGGATTTCGTGAAAGCTGCGGTTGACGGCAGCTCTTATTATAAACTTCCAAAAGTGATACAATGGATAACAGGGAATATTGGTTATCATCATGTACATCATTTGAGTCCAAAAGTACCGAATTACAATTTGGAAAAAACCCATGAGAATGTTAAGCCTTTACAGACTGCCACAACGATTACGTTGAAAAAGAGTCTTGAATCAATTCGTTTTCGATTATATGATGAAAAAAATCAAACGTTTATTAGTTTTAAAGAGATGAAGATTGCGGATCGTCTTCAAGGACCTTCTCGTGTGTCTCATACGAAAACAGGATGA
- a CDS encoding nucleoside hydrolase — translation MKNILLFVDLGIDDAFTLIYLLKKRNVNLIGVVAGYGNISRNKSYRNVKYILELAGREDIPVISGSTKPLDGSEPEFYPEIHGEEGLGPFRPPVSSDVFQDVSNFSLMFDLIQEYANDVTIVATGRFTALAMAWELNPAIMSNVSKTVIMGGAFLVPGNVTENAEANFHGDPIAANVLAARVPNLTILPLNATLDSYITPEQINQLDEAQKDEVGKLLKPLFEYYYVFYQTTNPQLPGTPIHDLVAAMVALDVPVVTTYEERIVRVSYHDPITYGLSTADFRAVPTQCGEDASCSRIGIVLDRDVYVKELLSVYALPVENREHEPKKGDTPHRDQEQMFRRKRSWI, via the coding sequence TTGAAAAACATACTTCTATTTGTGGATTTGGGGATTGATGACGCGTTTACGCTCATTTATTTATTGAAAAAAAGGAATGTCAATCTTATTGGTGTGGTAGCTGGGTACGGAAACATAAGTAGAAACAAATCGTATCGGAATGTGAAGTACATTTTAGAATTAGCTGGCAGGGAAGACATTCCGGTTATTAGTGGTTCTACGAAGCCTTTGGACGGGAGTGAACCGGAATTCTATCCGGAGATTCATGGAGAAGAAGGGTTAGGTCCTTTTCGACCGCCAGTTAGTAGCGATGTCTTTCAAGATGTAAGTAATTTTAGTCTAATGTTTGATCTTATCCAGGAATATGCGAACGATGTAACTATCGTTGCGACTGGACGTTTCACGGCATTGGCAATGGCTTGGGAGTTAAATCCAGCAATTATGAGCAACGTTTCTAAAACGGTCATAATGGGCGGTGCGTTTCTCGTACCAGGAAATGTAACGGAGAATGCCGAGGCCAATTTTCACGGCGATCCCATTGCAGCAAATGTGTTAGCTGCACGGGTTCCGAACTTAACGATTCTTCCACTTAATGCGACACTTGATAGTTACATTACTCCAGAACAAATAAATCAACTTGATGAAGCTCAAAAAGATGAAGTCGGGAAACTTTTAAAACCGCTGTTTGAGTATTATTATGTGTTTTATCAAACGACAAATCCCCAACTACCAGGGACACCCATTCACGATCTCGTTGCGGCGATGGTTGCGCTAGATGTGCCTGTTGTTACAACGTATGAGGAACGCATTGTTCGAGTATCTTATCACGATCCCATAACGTACGGCTTAAGTACAGCTGATTTTCGAGCTGTACCTACTCAATGTGGTGAGGATGCATCTTGTAGTCGAATCGGAATAGTCCTCGATCGAGATGTTTACGTTAAGGAGCTGCTTTCCGTTTATGCATTGCCGGTTGAAAACAGAGAACACGAGCCAAAGAAAGGCGACACTCCGCATCGTGATCAAGAGCAGATGTTCAGAAGAAAACGCTCTTGGATTTAA
- a CDS encoding ABC transporter permease, producing MRMLAFASRNYKEMTRDKVNLLFGLAFPLVLILMLSLIQSNIPNEMFQIDMLTPGIAMFGLSFTSLFSGMLIASDRQSSFLMRLFTTPLTSQQFITGYTLPLFPLALIQMSLCYVAAFFLGLSISLEVLFSILVLIPIAVFFIGIGLLTGSIFTDKQVGGVCGALLTNVSAWFSGAWFDVSLVGGWFESIAHALPFVHAVEASRAALAGNGSDVFPHLWWVILYAVVAIALAIYVFNKKMKIA from the coding sequence ATGAGGATGCTTGCATTTGCTTCAAGAAATTATAAAGAAATGACTCGGGACAAAGTCAATCTTCTATTTGGACTGGCCTTCCCCCTTGTTCTCATTTTAATGCTCTCTCTTATTCAATCAAATATCCCGAATGAGATGTTTCAAATTGACATGCTAACCCCGGGTATTGCGATGTTTGGGCTATCCTTTACCTCTCTGTTCTCCGGCATGCTTATTGCGAGTGACCGGCAAAGCTCCTTTTTAATGCGTCTTTTCACAACGCCTTTGACCTCTCAGCAGTTTATAACAGGCTATACACTACCACTGTTTCCGTTAGCCCTTATTCAAATGAGTCTTTGCTATGTGGCAGCTTTCTTTCTTGGATTATCCATCTCGTTAGAAGTCCTGTTTTCAATTCTCGTTCTTATTCCCATTGCGGTCTTCTTCATTGGAATCGGCTTACTGACTGGCAGCATCTTTACGGATAAGCAGGTCGGCGGTGTTTGTGGCGCCTTACTCACAAACGTAAGTGCTTGGTTTAGCGGGGCTTGGTTTGATGTTAGCTTAGTTGGAGGTTGGTTTGAAAGCATTGCACATGCCCTTCCGTTCGTTCACGCGGTAGAAGCAAGCCGAGCTGCATTAGCAGGAAATGGAAGCGATGTGTTTCCTCACTTATGGTGGGTTATCCTTTATGCCGTAGTAGCTATCGCACTTGCAAT
- a CDS encoding helix-turn-helix domain-containing protein, producing MIHENLRTLRKMNKFTQEYVAEKLQVSRQAIAKWEAGETVPDLTYTMALANLFDVRIDDLVSKEEKQYGIGPKGKHIFGVATVGERGQIVLPQQARDIFNLKTGDKLMILGDEEQGIALVKNEHFLQFANGIFAAQEEDFEDE from the coding sequence ATGATACATGAAAATTTAAGGACGCTAAGAAAAATGAATAAATTCACCCAAGAATACGTGGCTGAAAAGCTTCAAGTTTCTAGACAAGCAATCGCTAAATGGGAAGCTGGGGAAACGGTTCCAGACCTTACTTATACGATGGCACTTGCCAACCTCTTTGATGTTCGAATTGACGACCTTGTCTCTAAAGAAGAGAAACAGTACGGCATTGGACCCAAAGGCAAGCACATTTTCGGGGTCGCCACTGTCGGCGAACGAGGGCAAATCGTACTTCCTCAGCAAGCACGAGATATTTTCAACTTAAAAACGGGTGATAAATTAATGATCCTTGGTGACGAAGAACAAGGAATTGCACTAGTAAAAAATGAGCACTTCTTACAATTTGCTAATGGAATTTTTGCAGCCCAAGAGGAGGATTTTGAAGACGAATGA
- a CDS encoding ABC transporter ATP-binding protein, whose translation MKMLTSILKPSSGEATVYDYSIKKEARPIKQLIGVSPQETAIAPNLTVRENVFLMAQIYGISKKEAEKKSTDVLSQLDLTDVEKKKAAQLSGGMQRRLSIAMALISDPKVLFLDEPTLGIDVIARRELWEVIRDLKEKMTIILTTHHMEEADSLADRIGIMAKGQLIKTGTPAELKEQMETSSLEAAFVSIVTKKEKRS comes from the coding sequence ATTAAAATGCTAACTAGCATACTAAAACCATCGAGTGGGGAAGCAACGGTCTATGACTATTCCATTAAAAAAGAAGCACGCCCTATTAAGCAGCTCATTGGTGTGTCGCCGCAAGAAACGGCGATCGCCCCTAACTTAACAGTACGCGAAAACGTGTTTTTAATGGCTCAGATTTATGGAATCTCCAAAAAAGAGGCCGAAAAGAAAAGCACAGATGTCCTATCACAACTTGATTTGACAGATGTAGAAAAGAAAAAGGCAGCTCAATTATCTGGCGGGATGCAACGTCGCCTCAGTATCGCAATGGCCTTAATTTCTGATCCAAAGGTGTTATTCCTAGATGAACCGACACTTGGGATTGATGTGATTGCAAGGAGGGAACTATGGGAAGTCATTCGAGACTTAAAAGAAAAAATGACAATCATCTTGACGACTCACCATATGGAAGAAGCCGACTCTTTAGCAGATCGTATTGGTATTATGGCAAAAGGGCAGCTGATTAAGACCGGGACTCCAGCAGAGTTAAAGGAACAAATGGAGACGTCTTCCCTTGAAGCTGCGTTTGTTTCTATTGTTACGAAAAAGGAGAAACGCTCATGA
- the sda gene encoding sporulation histidine kinase inhibitor Sda — MSLQRLPNLCLLEAYEQALSQSLSEDFVSLLRNELLARMESRTSNIHSTSFVMIPKAQPNDF, encoded by the coding sequence ATGTCGTTACAACGTTTACCAAATCTTTGCCTATTAGAAGCTTATGAACAAGCTCTATCCCAATCATTATCTGAAGATTTCGTTTCACTTTTACGAAATGAACTCCTAGCAAGAATGGAAAGTCGCACGTCCAATATTCATTCAACATCATTTGTCATGATTCCAAAAGCCCAACCGAACGATTTTTAA
- a CDS encoding DNA alkylation repair protein: protein MAEPLKDMYNQEVIQTLAEKIKSVDHQFNDTLFIQTIFAGEWKELALKQRMRKITLALGQTLPNDYLSALHILLTLGNDAQKGLFVLFPDFVEVYGQDHWEESVAALAYFTKGSTSEFAVRPFLKKDPERMMRQMHDWARDEDEHVRRLASEGCRPRLPWGEALSEFKKNPDPVLDLLELLKRDPSKYVRKSVANNLNDLSKDHPYKVLQIAKEWQGHHDDTDWIIRHGCRGLLKLELPEAYALFGYVNLKETPQAITDANIKSSATSIRMGDSVDLHWTVKVEEPTGERIRFEYAIDFVKANGKTSRKKFLLIDRKFFQKETLQRIRTHCFANLSTRKHYAGLHTVTLLANGVELASTAIELS from the coding sequence ATGGCTGAACCGTTAAAAGACATGTATAACCAAGAAGTGATTCAAACTCTTGCGGAAAAAATTAAGTCTGTTGATCATCAATTCAACGATACCTTGTTCATTCAAACCATTTTTGCAGGAGAATGGAAAGAGCTTGCATTAAAACAACGGATGCGAAAAATAACGCTTGCGCTCGGTCAAACGTTGCCAAACGATTATCTGAGCGCACTTCATATCTTACTGACGCTAGGAAATGATGCGCAAAAAGGTTTATTTGTTCTATTTCCTGATTTTGTTGAAGTGTATGGTCAAGACCACTGGGAAGAATCAGTTGCCGCGCTTGCCTATTTTACAAAAGGTTCCACTAGTGAGTTTGCGGTACGTCCTTTTTTAAAGAAAGATCCTGAGCGGATGATGAGACAAATGCATGATTGGGCACGAGATGAGGACGAGCATGTGCGTCGTTTAGCAAGTGAGGGGTGTCGTCCTAGACTGCCGTGGGGGGAAGCGTTATCGGAATTTAAGAAAAACCCAGATCCGGTACTTGATCTACTCGAACTATTAAAGCGGGACCCTTCAAAATATGTACGAAAAAGTGTAGCAAATAATTTAAACGATCTTTCAAAAGATCACCCTTATAAGGTTTTACAGATCGCTAAAGAATGGCAAGGTCACCATGACGATACAGATTGGATCATTCGACATGGTTGTAGAGGTTTGTTAAAACTTGAATTGCCTGAGGCGTATGCATTATTTGGGTATGTAAATCTTAAAGAAACTCCTCAAGCCATTACTGATGCCAACATAAAGAGTTCGGCTACTTCCATTCGAATGGGAGATTCTGTTGATTTACACTGGACTGTCAAAGTAGAGGAACCTACTGGTGAGCGAATCCGGTTTGAATATGCGATCGATTTTGTAAAAGCAAATGGGAAAACGTCACGTAAGAAATTTTTACTAATTGATCGGAAGTTTTTTCAAAAAGAAACCTTGCAACGAATACGGACACATTGCTTTGCAAATCTATCAACCCGCAAGCATTATGCTGGTTTACACACTGTCACGTTGCTTGCGAACGGCGTAGAACTGGCAAGTACGGCAATTGAATTATCATAG
- a CDS encoding zinc-dependent alcohol dehydrogenase family protein, whose product MVGRCVVYRKFGDPQSVLTVEKRNIAPLSEEDVLIRMNLMPINPSDLIPIRGAYAHRTTLPAVPGYEGVGVIEEVGANGLKAYIGKRVLPLRAEETWQDYVKMKKERLIFVPDQIDDDTAAQMYINPLTAWVVCKEKLCLQQEDVVIINAAGSALGKIFAQLSIQIGFTLIAVVRREESKKALQELGATFVIDENEESFVDQVMAITAGKGADVAIDSIGGEKGDRLAGCVRTQGKFLAIGLLSGKQVDWAHHSKRLQTGMFHLRHWNQQVSLSHWHRVYNELLSIVANQRLILPNLGDRYSLSDVNQAVKQAEPFTSRYGKVVLCASTI is encoded by the coding sequence ATGGTTGGTAGGTGTGTTGTATACCGGAAATTTGGTGATCCTCAATCTGTGTTAACGGTTGAAAAAAGAAACATCGCTCCACTTTCAGAAGAAGATGTCCTTATCCGGATGAACCTAATGCCCATTAACCCATCTGATTTGATTCCGATTCGTGGTGCGTACGCTCATCGGACTACATTACCAGCTGTTCCTGGTTATGAAGGGGTTGGCGTCATTGAAGAGGTAGGAGCAAATGGATTAAAAGCTTACATAGGAAAGCGTGTGTTGCCGCTAAGAGCCGAGGAAACGTGGCAGGATTACGTAAAAATGAAAAAGGAGCGGTTAATCTTTGTGCCCGACCAGATTGATGATGATACCGCCGCTCAAATGTATATTAATCCACTTACGGCTTGGGTTGTCTGTAAAGAAAAGTTGTGTTTACAACAGGAGGATGTTGTGATCATCAATGCGGCAGGATCGGCGCTAGGGAAAATCTTTGCCCAATTGTCTATACAAATAGGGTTTACGTTAATTGCTGTTGTCAGAAGAGAAGAATCAAAAAAAGCATTGCAGGAATTAGGAGCTACATTCGTCATAGATGAAAACGAAGAATCGTTCGTTGATCAGGTTATGGCAATCACAGCAGGTAAGGGTGCGGATGTGGCGATTGATTCGATTGGAGGAGAAAAAGGAGATCGACTTGCAGGATGTGTACGAACGCAAGGGAAGTTCTTAGCAATTGGGCTATTGTCTGGAAAGCAAGTCGATTGGGCTCATCACTCTAAACGGTTACAGACAGGAATGTTTCATCTACGTCATTGGAATCAACAAGTATCACTCAGTCACTGGCATCGTGTGTACAACGAGTTGCTTTCTATCGTAGCGAATCAACGCCTAATCTTACCAAATCTTGGCGATCGCTATTCGTTATCCGATGTCAACCAAGCGGTCAAACAAGCTGAGCCATTTACGAGCCGTTATGGAAAAGTCGTCTTATGTGCTTCTACGATCTAG